Proteins encoded in a region of the Spiroplasma endosymbiont of Amphimallon solstitiale genome:
- a CDS encoding transposase-like zinc-binding domain-containing protein, with amino-acid sequence MNKNTVKEILNNLSDKDFIEIFRENKTRIKQIEKKEKFEAVEQKFKEKGIQCPDCSSFLCTKYGSKDYKQRYKCKSCNITFHAFKNHYFYWSHLSHDQWDLLIQIATLGQSAYIISQFINTTNKTAWFNRQKFMKSTQLVKTQNQFVKLKARIEVDETFIKEIHKGNFKDPNDPRKQWIEENAKDLNCCIQMAIDENRNIYAQTTNTKRLNKKWVQENLTSKLIEENSIIVCDMQVLYDTVAKQTKSTIQQFKSKENKELNYKKLSNVSKIQSSLKEFITHYHGIGFTNIQNYLNLWKWKYQNYGLTPYQKSNVLYFSL; translated from the coding sequence ATGAATAAAAATACAGTAAAAGAAATTTTAAATAATTTGTCTGATAAAGATTTTATTGAGATTTTTAGAGAAAATAAAACTAGAATTAAACAAATTGAGAAAAAAGAAAAATTTGAAGCAGTCGAACAAAAATTCAAAGAGAAAGGGATTCAATGTCCAGATTGTAGTTCTTTTTTGTGTACTAAATATGGTAGTAAAGATTATAAGCAAAGATATAAATGTAAAAGTTGTAATATTACTTTTCATGCTTTTAAAAATCATTATTTTTATTGAAGTCATTTATCTCATGATCAATGAGATTTATTGATACAAATAGCTACTTTAGGTCAATCTGCTTACATTATTTCTCAATTTATTAATACTACAAATAAAACTGCCTGATTTAATCGTCAAAAATTTATGAAATCAACACAATTAGTAAAAACACAAAATCAATTTGTAAAATTAAAAGCTAGAATTGAAGTTGACGAAACTTTTATCAAAGAAATTCATAAAGGAAACTTTAAAGATCCAAATGATCCAAGAAAACAATGAATTGAAGAAAATGCTAAAGATTTAAATTGTTGTATTCAAATGGCAATTGATGAAAACCGAAATATCTATGCTCAAACAACAAATACTAAAAGATTAAATAAAAAATGAGTACAAGAAAACTTAACATCAAAACTTATCGAAGAAAATTCAATTATAGTTTGTGATATGCAAGTATTATATGATACAGTAGCTAAACAAACTAAATCCACTATCCAGCAGTTTAAATCAAAAGAAAATAAAGAATTAAATTATAAAAAATTAAGTAATGTCAGTAAAATACAATCAAGTTTAAAAGAATTTATTACTCATTACCATGGCATTGGATTTACCAATATTCAAAATTACCTCAATTTATGGAAATGAAAATATCAAAACTACGGATTAACCCCTTATCAAAAATCCAATGTGTTATATTTCAGTTTGTAA
- a CDS encoding IS30 family transposase, with translation MYKYLTIESIIAIKEYKSYGFSIRKIAKAIDYSKSTVHRVCRLLNQNLLPLEILNKIQKNKQNAGRKLIILTLIEINTINHLLITKNYALDIIANFLKENKIKSISTKTLYNMFKTNRMGFDENNLLRKGKNKPHKQKETRGRINNCKSIHERNLIIPNIKNIEEFGHLEGDTIIGKDHKSSIITLADIWSKTTIPLATKNNKSENITKSIIKFISKLQKGTVKTITFDRGKEFSKWKLIEKNCNVKIYFADPGKPCQRGLNENNNGILRRYLPKSTDLSSYKQKDLNTIAFQINSTPRKSF, from the coding sequence ATGTATAAGTATCTGACTATTGAATCAATAATAGCAATAAAAGAATATAAAAGTTATGGATTTTCGATTCGTAAAATAGCAAAAGCCATTGATTATAGTAAATCAACTGTACATAGAGTTTGTAGATTATTAAATCAAAACTTATTGCCATTAGAAATATTGAATAAAATTCAAAAAAATAAACAAAATGCAGGTAGAAAATTAATAATTTTAACTTTAATAGAAATTAATACTATTAATCATTTGTTAATTACTAAAAATTATGCTCTTGATATAATTGCTAATTTTTTAAAGGAAAATAAAATAAAAAGTATTTCAACAAAAACTTTATATAACATGTTTAAAACAAATCGAATGGGTTTTGATGAAAATAACTTATTGAGAAAAGGAAAAAATAAACCTCACAAACAAAAAGAAACTAGGGGCAGAATTAATAATTGTAAGTCTATTCATGAAAGAAATTTAATCATTCCTAATATTAAAAATATAGAAGAATTTGGTCATTTAGAGGGTGATACTATCATTGGTAAAGATCATAAAAGTTCTATTATTACTTTAGCTGATATATGATCAAAAACCACAATTCCTTTAGCAACTAAAAATAATAAATCAGAAAATATTACAAAAAGTATAATAAAATTTATTTCAAAGTTACAAAAAGGAACAGTTAAAACTATTACTTTTGATCGTGGTAAAGAATTTAGTAAATGAAAATTAATCGAAAAAAATTGTAATGTTAAGATTTATTTTGCAGATCCTGGTAAACCTTGTCAAAGAGGTTTAAATGAAAATAATAATGGTATTTTAAGAAGATATTTACCAAAATCTACAGATCTATCTTCATATAAACAAAAAGATTTAAATACTATAGCATTTCAAATTAATTCTACACCCAGAAAATCATTTTAA